A genomic window from Scatophagus argus isolate fScaArg1 chromosome 17, fScaArg1.pri, whole genome shotgun sequence includes:
- the srfbp1 gene encoding serum response factor-binding protein 1 isoform X2, with product MVIAMEDEVKKMVPSTEEEEVEKEEEETEEEDDDSGDEEEEEDRDEDRHGKEENEEEVMPQGADKIKENIQLPVQPREKKQTEGLNLNNEVVRMRKEVKRVRALIIRKLTRQIGTLKKKKGKEAEIERNQRRVSRLLEEIHVMKTLSPDLVTKTALQKNLNFEQECKNPMSTASNRAIARIATHPQFSKKIEDIKTAVKAFKEERMKGGKQAVKENVQNKAVKFTPPAPDKKGEKKSVKEVDITVEERGIVDAEEGDGILKDTIDTNIAEPENKRGKASDSSDNAVCQRKKMPESKDVRPESLKHCKVKDIVKNRPQSKHAEKKPYLESAPEVLEKNKDEEESDLESSEDEEKVYFDDSTEERFHKQSSQSEESDDDDDFFVGKVSKFKKKKKKTKSAEEEKGHEVKVDSTDQVQSQLDELESRLKAKATSLQSVFCSSLSGSKPRGGRGGGGDKFRGHGKPRGGGAIKRDFSKQSKFQKQEKGTEINSGSKYSKPEPSEKSFPSGGRGRGRGRGDVTRQKDRRGGGVFSHQAPQQALHPSWEASKKRKEQLGQILAFQGKKIKFDDDD from the exons ATG GTGATAGCTATGGAAGACGAGGTTAAGAAAATGGTGCCATCTactgaggaagaagaagtggagaaggaggaggaagagactgaggaagaagatgatgacagtggagatgaggaagaagaggaagatagAGATGAAGATAGACATGgtaaggaggaaaatgaagaagaagtgATGCCACAGGGTGCAGATAAAATCAAGGAAAATATTCAATTGCCTGTACAAcccagagagaaaaaacagactgaagGTCTGAACCTCAACAATGAGGTAGTGAGGATGAGGAAAGAAGTGAAGAGAGTAAGGGCTTTGATCATCAGGAAGCTGACACGACAGATTGGCaccttgaagaagaagaaggggaaagAGGCAGAAATTGAGAGGAATCAGAGGAGAGTCTCCAGACTGCTGGAGGAGATCCATGTCATGAAGACCCTCTCACCAGACCTG GTGACCAAAACAGCCTTACAGAAGAATCTCAACTTTGAACAGGAGTGTAAAAACCCCATGTCCACTGCTTCCAACCGGGCCATAGCACGCATCGCCACCCACCCTCAATTCTCCAAGAAGATTGAGGACATCAAAACTGCTGTGAAAGCATTCAAAGAGGAGCGGATGAAGGGTGGAAAGCaagcagtgaaagaaaatgttcaaaataaagctgtaaAGTTTACTCCACCGGCACCAgacaaaaagggagaaaaaaagagtgtgAAAGAAGTGGACATTACAGTGGAGGAAAGGGGAATCGTAGATGCTGAGGAAGGAGATGGTATCCTTAAAGACACTATAGATACAAATATTGCAgaacctgaaaacaaaagagggaaaGCCAGTGATTCATCTGATAATGCTGtttgtcaaaggaaaaaaatgccagAGTCCAAGGATGTAAGACCAGAGTCATTAAAACATTGTAAAGTAAAGGACATTGTGAAAAATAGACCTCAAAGTAAACATGCAGAGAAGAAACCCTATTTGGAATCAGCACCTGAAGTGctagagaaaaataaagatgaggAAGAGAGTGATTTAGAGTCAtcagaagatgaagagaaagtgTACTTTGATGACAGCACAGAGGAACGTTTCCACAAGCAGTCCTCCCAGTCTGAAGAGAGCGACGACGATGACGACTTCTTTGTTGGAAAAGTGAGCAaattcaagaagaagaagaagaagacgaaaagtgcagaagaagagaaggggCATGAAGTCAAAGTGGACTCAACAGACCAGGTCCAGAGTCAACTCGATGAGCTTGAGTCCAGACTGAAGGCTAAAGCAACCTCACTACagtctgttttttgttcttccctctctgggTCTAAGCCTCGTGGGGGCAGGGGGGGAGGTGGCGATAAATTTAGAGGCCATGGGAAACCAAGGGGGGGAGGTGCTATTAAAAGAGATTTCAGTAAACAATCCAAGTTCCAAAAGCAGGAAAAAggaacagaaataaattcagGGTCCAAGTACAGCAAGCCAGAGCCATCAGAAAAGAGCTTTCCATCTGGCGGCAGGGGAAGGGGGCGAGGCAGAGGTGATGTTACTAGGCAGAAGGATCGCAGGGGTGGAGGTGTGTTCTCCCATCAGGCTCCACAGCAGGCACTCCATCCATCCTGGGAGGCCAGCAAGAAAAGGAAGGAGCAGCTGGGACAGATCCTGGCCTTTCAGGGGAAGAAAATTAAGTTTGACGATGATGACTGa
- the maco1a gene encoding macoilin-1, which yields MKRRNADCSKLRRPLKRNRITEGIYSSTFLYLKFLVVWVLVLLADFVLEFRFEYLWPFWLFIRSVYDSFRYQGLAFSVFFVCVAFTSDIICLLFIPVQWLFFAASTYVWVQYVWHTERGVCLPTVSLWILFVYIEAAIRFKDLKNFHVDLCRPFAAHCIGYPVVTLGFGFKSYVSYKMRLRKQKEVQKENEFYMQLLQQALPPEQQMLQRQEREAEEAAIAKGISEVEPSVISQNGAPPGKKSTTVLLPELEYREKGKDSTGKEREGKKQNTIGINNNSILHALDSKLQETEYIENYAGAKRLNNDLAGENTHAETNTHSTSKEEMGGKNYKNASGGGGNISNSSPRNHSSSNGSVPQGSSTGKNEKKQKGSGKSQKDPVENCIPNNQLGKPDALVRLEQDVKRLKADLQANRQLESELRSQLSSLSSQDRSLRSELGQLRQDNELLQNKLHSAVQAKQKDKQTISQLEKRLKAEQEARALAEKQLAEERKRKKMEEATAARAVALAAATRVESTDSLRGRIRELETECKKLSMDMKLKEEQIRDLEGKCQELRKYKENEKDTEVLMSALSAMQEKTQHLENSLSAETRIKLDLFSALGDAKRQLEIAQGQIHQREQEIAELKQKIAEVMAVMPSLSYSSDSSNLSPVTPHYSSKFMDNSPSSLDPNASVYQPLKK from the exons ATGAAGCGGCGCAATGCGGACTGCAGCAAACTCCGACGGCCGTTAAAACGGAACCGAATCACCGAGGGTATATATAGCAG CACATTCCTGTACCTGAAATTCCTGGTGGTGTGGGTGTTAGTTCTGCTGGCTGACTTTGTGCTGGAGTTCAGGTTCGAGTACCTGTGGCCCTTCTGGCTTTTCATTCGAAGTGTCTACGACTCCTTCAGATATCAGGGACTG GCATTCTCTGTCTTCTTCGTATGTGTGGCGTTTACATCAGACATCAtctgcctcctcttcatccctgTCCAATGGCTGTTTTTTGCTGCCAGCACCTACGTATGGGTCCAGTATGTCTGGCACACGG AGAGAGGAGTCTGTCTACCTACTGTGTCACTGTGGATCTTGTTTGTGTACATCGAAGCTGCCATACGGTTCAAAGATCTGAAGAACTTTCATGTAGACCTATGTCGACCCTTTGCTGCTCACTG TATCGGCTATCCAGTGGTGACTCTGGGCTTCGGTTTTAAGAGCTACGTTAGCTACAAGATGCGACTGAGGAAACAGAAGGAAGTGCAGAAGGAGAACGAATTCTACATGCAGCTTCTACAGCAGGCTTTACCTCCGGAGCAACAGATGCTGCAGAGACAAGAGAGGGAAGCAGAGGAGG CGGCTATAGCTAAAGGGATCTCAGAGGTAGAACCCTCAGTAATATCCCAAAACGGAGCTCCTCCCGGAAAGAAAAGCACCACAGTCCTGTTACCAGAATTGGAGTACCGGGAAAAAGGGAAGGACAGTACAGGAAAAGAGCGTgagggcaaaaaacaaaacacaattggAATCAATAACAACAGTATTTTACACGCACTGGACTCCAAACTACAGGAGACAGAGTATATAGAGAACTACGCTGGGGCAAAGAGACTGAATAACGACCTGGCgggagaaaacacacacgccGAAACCAACACACATTCAACTTCTAAAGAGGAAATGGGGGGCAAGAACTACAAAAATGCCAGCGGAGGCGGGGGCAACATTTCCAACTCGTCTCCACGGAATCACAGTTCTTCAAATGGCAGCGTGCCACAAGGTTCCTCAACCGGTaagaatgagaagaaacagaagggGTCAGGGAAGAGCCAGAAGGACCCAGTGGAGAACTGCATCCCCAACAACCAGCTGGGCAAACCAGATGCTCTTGTACG ACTGGAGCAGGATGTTAAGCGTCTGAAGGCAGACCTTCAGGCCAACAGGCAGTTGGAGTCAGAGCTGCGGAGTCAGCTTTCCTCTCTGAGCAGCCAGGACCGCAGCCTTCGCTCTGAACTGGGCCAACTCCGTCAGGACAACGAGCTGCTACAGAACAA GCTCCACAGTGCCGTCCAAGCCAAGCAGAAAGATAAGCAGACCATCTCCCAGCTAGAGAAGCGGCTAAAGGCTGAGCAGGAGGCCCGCGCCCTCGCTGAGAAACAGCTggctgaggagaggaagaggaagaagatggaggaagcCACTGCTGCCAGAGCCGTAGCATTAGCAGCTGCCACCAG AGTGGAGTCCACTGACTCTCTGCGTGGTCGTATCCGAGAGCTGGAGACAGAGTGTAAGAAGCTTAGCATGGACATGAAACTTAAGGAGGAGCAGATTAGGGATCTGGAGGGCAAGTGTCAG GAGCTGCGGAAGTATAAAGAGAACGAGAAGGACACAGAGGTGTTGATGTCAGCGTTGTCAGCCATGCAGGAGAAGACCCAGCACCTGGAGAACAGCCTAAGTGCTGAGACCAGGATCAAACTGGACCTCTTCTCTGCACTGGGGGATGCCAAGAGGCAGCTGGAGATAGCACAAG GCCAGATCCACCAGAGGGAGCAGGAGATCGCCGAGCTGAAGCAGAAGATAGCAGAGGTGATGGCAGTAATGCCCAGCCTGTCCTACTCATCAGACAGCAGCAACCTCAGCCCCGTCACCCCACACTACTCCTCCAAGTTCATGGACAATAGTCCCTCCTCCCTGGACCCCAACGCCTCAGTCTACCAGCCCCTCAAAAAGTGA
- the srfbp1 gene encoding serum response factor-binding protein 1 isoform X1, protein MQVIAMEDEVKKMVPSTEEEEVEKEEEETEEEDDDSGDEEEEEDRDEDRHGKEENEEEVMPQGADKIKENIQLPVQPREKKQTEGLNLNNEVVRMRKEVKRVRALIIRKLTRQIGTLKKKKGKEAEIERNQRRVSRLLEEIHVMKTLSPDLVTKTALQKNLNFEQECKNPMSTASNRAIARIATHPQFSKKIEDIKTAVKAFKEERMKGGKQAVKENVQNKAVKFTPPAPDKKGEKKSVKEVDITVEERGIVDAEEGDGILKDTIDTNIAEPENKRGKASDSSDNAVCQRKKMPESKDVRPESLKHCKVKDIVKNRPQSKHAEKKPYLESAPEVLEKNKDEEESDLESSEDEEKVYFDDSTEERFHKQSSQSEESDDDDDFFVGKVSKFKKKKKKTKSAEEEKGHEVKVDSTDQVQSQLDELESRLKAKATSLQSVFCSSLSGSKPRGGRGGGGDKFRGHGKPRGGGAIKRDFSKQSKFQKQEKGTEINSGSKYSKPEPSEKSFPSGGRGRGRGRGDVTRQKDRRGGGVFSHQAPQQALHPSWEASKKRKEQLGQILAFQGKKIKFDDDD, encoded by the exons ATG CAGGTGATAGCTATGGAAGACGAGGTTAAGAAAATGGTGCCATCTactgaggaagaagaagtggagaaggaggaggaagagactgaggaagaagatgatgacagtggagatgaggaagaagaggaagatagAGATGAAGATAGACATGgtaaggaggaaaatgaagaagaagtgATGCCACAGGGTGCAGATAAAATCAAGGAAAATATTCAATTGCCTGTACAAcccagagagaaaaaacagactgaagGTCTGAACCTCAACAATGAGGTAGTGAGGATGAGGAAAGAAGTGAAGAGAGTAAGGGCTTTGATCATCAGGAAGCTGACACGACAGATTGGCaccttgaagaagaagaaggggaaagAGGCAGAAATTGAGAGGAATCAGAGGAGAGTCTCCAGACTGCTGGAGGAGATCCATGTCATGAAGACCCTCTCACCAGACCTG GTGACCAAAACAGCCTTACAGAAGAATCTCAACTTTGAACAGGAGTGTAAAAACCCCATGTCCACTGCTTCCAACCGGGCCATAGCACGCATCGCCACCCACCCTCAATTCTCCAAGAAGATTGAGGACATCAAAACTGCTGTGAAAGCATTCAAAGAGGAGCGGATGAAGGGTGGAAAGCaagcagtgaaagaaaatgttcaaaataaagctgtaaAGTTTACTCCACCGGCACCAgacaaaaagggagaaaaaaagagtgtgAAAGAAGTGGACATTACAGTGGAGGAAAGGGGAATCGTAGATGCTGAGGAAGGAGATGGTATCCTTAAAGACACTATAGATACAAATATTGCAgaacctgaaaacaaaagagggaaaGCCAGTGATTCATCTGATAATGCTGtttgtcaaaggaaaaaaatgccagAGTCCAAGGATGTAAGACCAGAGTCATTAAAACATTGTAAAGTAAAGGACATTGTGAAAAATAGACCTCAAAGTAAACATGCAGAGAAGAAACCCTATTTGGAATCAGCACCTGAAGTGctagagaaaaataaagatgaggAAGAGAGTGATTTAGAGTCAtcagaagatgaagagaaagtgTACTTTGATGACAGCACAGAGGAACGTTTCCACAAGCAGTCCTCCCAGTCTGAAGAGAGCGACGACGATGACGACTTCTTTGTTGGAAAAGTGAGCAaattcaagaagaagaagaagaagacgaaaagtgcagaagaagagaaggggCATGAAGTCAAAGTGGACTCAACAGACCAGGTCCAGAGTCAACTCGATGAGCTTGAGTCCAGACTGAAGGCTAAAGCAACCTCACTACagtctgttttttgttcttccctctctgggTCTAAGCCTCGTGGGGGCAGGGGGGGAGGTGGCGATAAATTTAGAGGCCATGGGAAACCAAGGGGGGGAGGTGCTATTAAAAGAGATTTCAGTAAACAATCCAAGTTCCAAAAGCAGGAAAAAggaacagaaataaattcagGGTCCAAGTACAGCAAGCCAGAGCCATCAGAAAAGAGCTTTCCATCTGGCGGCAGGGGAAGGGGGCGAGGCAGAGGTGATGTTACTAGGCAGAAGGATCGCAGGGGTGGAGGTGTGTTCTCCCATCAGGCTCCACAGCAGGCACTCCATCCATCCTGGGAGGCCAGCAAGAAAAGGAAGGAGCAGCTGGGACAGATCCTGGCCTTTCAGGGGAAGAAAATTAAGTTTGACGATGATGACTGa
- the e2f3 gene encoding transcription factor E2F3 isoform X2, which produces MASLSHTGRTTLAPSPIAHKSLYLKSRNDTSLGILTRKFADLLKHSTDGVLDLNLVAKALNAPKRRVYDVTNVLEGIQLIKKKYKNCIEWLGRPVNEHADQELSALIEEERKLDELIQTCLWQVHEICANQHNQRFAYLTYDDIQRIPSLKEQTVIVIKAPAETKLEVPHPEESFQVHLSSTQGPIEVFLCSDDPIPMDATDSCAASGSRLNLSTKENDSARPSPHSSFCQGYSKDNASHTSGISSTSNTLAEPTQHSSAATTTPVSPTSTSPQISSEDQQSFVTLTPPLAFSLEGDKYLLSLAEDEGITDLFSSADLDQLPLDVSA; this is translated from the exons ATGGCCTCTCTGTCCCACACTGGAAGAACGA CTCTCGCCCCCAGTCCCATAGCACACAAGTCCTTGTATTTGAAGTCGCGCAATGACACCTCGCTTGGTATATTGACGCGGAAGTTTGCTGATCTGCTGAAGCACTCCACTGATGGGGTGTTGGACCTAAACTTAGTTGCCAAGGCGCTCAACGCTCCTAAGAGACGTGTCTACGATGTCACCAATGTCCTAGAAGGGATCCAGCTCATCAAAAAGAAGTATAAAAACTGCATCGAGTGGTT GGGTCGTCCTGTGAATGAACATGCAGATCAAGAGCTAAGTGCTCTCattgaggaggagaggaagctgGATGAGTTGATTCAAACCTGTTTGTGGCAGGTTCATGAGATTTGTGCGAACCAGCATAATCAGAG ATTTGCCTATTTGACTTATGATGATATCCAAAGGATTCCCAGCTTGAAAGAGCAGACTGTGATTGTGATCAAAGCCCCTGCAGAGACAAAGCTGGAGGTGCCGCACCCAGAAGAG AGCTTCCAGGTCCACCTCAGTAGCACACAGGGGCCCATTGAGGTGTTCCTGTGCTCTGATGACCCCATCCCGATGGACGCCACAGACAGCTGTGCGGCAAGTGGCAGCCGCTTAAACTTGTCCACCAAAGAGAACGACTCTGCCCGCCCTTCGCCTCACTCATCTTTCTGCCAGGGGTATTCCAAAG ATAATGCTAGCCATACCTCTGGAATCAGTAGTACTTCCAACACACTGGCCGAGCCGACACAACACTCATCAGCAGCTACCACCACCCCTGTCTCACCCACTTCCACTTCCCCCCAAATCTCCTCTGAAGATCAACAGAGTTTTGTCACCCTGACTCCACCTCTGGCCTTTTCTCTTGAGGGGGACAAGTATCTCCTGAGCCTGGCTGAGGATGAGGGCATCACTgacctcttctcctctgctgacCTGGACCAGTTGCCTCTCGATGTGTCCGCCTGA
- the e2f3 gene encoding transcription factor E2F3 isoform X1, which yields MPCDCWMNSHITSAKRRLEQEAGDPLDLKDGDGASKAEKPMASLSHTGRTTLAPSPIAHKSLYLKSRNDTSLGILTRKFADLLKHSTDGVLDLNLVAKALNAPKRRVYDVTNVLEGIQLIKKKYKNCIEWLGRPVNEHADQELSALIEEERKLDELIQTCLWQVHEICANQHNQRFAYLTYDDIQRIPSLKEQTVIVIKAPAETKLEVPHPEESFQVHLSSTQGPIEVFLCSDDPIPMDATDSCAASGSRLNLSTKENDSARPSPHSSFCQGYSKDNASHTSGISSTSNTLAEPTQHSSAATTTPVSPTSTSPQISSEDQQSFVTLTPPLAFSLEGDKYLLSLAEDEGITDLFSSADLDQLPLDVSA from the exons ATGCCATGTGATTGCTGGATGAACTCCCATATCACATCG GCAAAGAGAAGGCTGGAGCAAGAAGCCGGTGACCCCCTGGACCTTAAGGATGGTGATGGGGCTTCCAAAGCTGAGAAGCCAATGGCCTCTCTGTCCCACACTGGAAGAACGA CTCTCGCCCCCAGTCCCATAGCACACAAGTCCTTGTATTTGAAGTCGCGCAATGACACCTCGCTTGGTATATTGACGCGGAAGTTTGCTGATCTGCTGAAGCACTCCACTGATGGGGTGTTGGACCTAAACTTAGTTGCCAAGGCGCTCAACGCTCCTAAGAGACGTGTCTACGATGTCACCAATGTCCTAGAAGGGATCCAGCTCATCAAAAAGAAGTATAAAAACTGCATCGAGTGGTT GGGTCGTCCTGTGAATGAACATGCAGATCAAGAGCTAAGTGCTCTCattgaggaggagaggaagctgGATGAGTTGATTCAAACCTGTTTGTGGCAGGTTCATGAGATTTGTGCGAACCAGCATAATCAGAG ATTTGCCTATTTGACTTATGATGATATCCAAAGGATTCCCAGCTTGAAAGAGCAGACTGTGATTGTGATCAAAGCCCCTGCAGAGACAAAGCTGGAGGTGCCGCACCCAGAAGAG AGCTTCCAGGTCCACCTCAGTAGCACACAGGGGCCCATTGAGGTGTTCCTGTGCTCTGATGACCCCATCCCGATGGACGCCACAGACAGCTGTGCGGCAAGTGGCAGCCGCTTAAACTTGTCCACCAAAGAGAACGACTCTGCCCGCCCTTCGCCTCACTCATCTTTCTGCCAGGGGTATTCCAAAG ATAATGCTAGCCATACCTCTGGAATCAGTAGTACTTCCAACACACTGGCCGAGCCGACACAACACTCATCAGCAGCTACCACCACCCCTGTCTCACCCACTTCCACTTCCCCCCAAATCTCCTCTGAAGATCAACAGAGTTTTGTCACCCTGACTCCACCTCTGGCCTTTTCTCTTGAGGGGGACAAGTATCTCCTGAGCCTGGCTGAGGATGAGGGCATCACTgacctcttctcctctgctgacCTGGACCAGTTGCCTCTCGATGTGTCCGCCTGA